Within the Desulfuromonadales bacterium genome, the region TGGCGTCCTTCCAGGCGATGGAGATGTAGGCCGCCCCCAGGGCCTCGACCACCCCAAGCAGCAGCCCGCCGACCATCGCCCCGGGGATGTTGCCGATGCCGCCGAGGATGGCGGCGGTGAAGGCCTTGAGGCCGTAGGACCAGCCCATGGTGAAGTTGATCTGTCCGTAATAGACCCCCACCATCAGTCCCGCCGCCCCGCCCAGGGCGGGTCCCATCAGGAAGACGAGCATGATCACCCGGTCGACGTCAATCCCCATCAGGCGCGCCGCGCCCTGGTCGATGGCGGCGGCGCGAATGGCGGTGCCGATGCGGGTCTTCTGGATGAAGAGGTAGAGGCCGCCCATCAGCAGCAGCGAGGCAGCCAGGATCACGATGCGCATCAGCGGGACGTAGAGGCCGAAGAGGTCGACGGTGGTCCGGGGCAGGATATCCTGCGGGTAGACATGGAGGCGCGCCCCGTAGATCAGCATGATGGTGTTCTGCAGGAAAATCGAGGCGCCCAGGGCGCTGACCACCGCCGACAGGCGCGGCGACTGGCGCAGGGGGCGGTAGGCGGCGCGCTCCAGCAGCATCCCGACCAGTGCCACCAGCCCCATGACCATGAGGGTGAGCAGCAGCACGGCGCCGAAGGGGCCGACCCGTTCTGCCAGACCGAAGGAGGTCAG harbors:
- a CDS encoding branched-chain amino acid ABC transporter permease, whose translation is MEEFFQQLTNGLAVGGIYALIALGYTMVYGVLRLINFAHGDLFTLGAYLGLTLLTSFGLAERVGPFGAVLLLTLMVMGLVALVGMLLERAAYRPLRQSPRLSAVVSALGASIFLQNTIMLIYGARLHVYPQDILPRTTVDLFGLYVPLMRIVILAASLLLMGGLYLFIQKTRIGTAIRAAAIDQGAARLMGIDVDRVIMLVFLMGPALGGAAGLMVGVYYGQINFTMGWSYGLKAFTAAILGGIGNIPGAMVGGLLLGVVEALGAAYISIAWKDAIAFCVLILILIVRPTGLLGERVAEKV